The following are encoded together in the Pseudoxanthobacter soli DSM 19599 genome:
- a CDS encoding substrate-binding domain-containing protein, translating into MKLTRRTLLNTVGAGAAVAMAASFGLPVAFAQDKVPQAGIVVKIGGIPWFNAMDVGIKKEAKAENVDAWMVGPTQADAAQQVRAMEDLIARKVDVIGIVPNDAAALEPVIARAKAAGIKVLAHEGPQLKGNDWDFELTTIEEYGRAHMDLLAKEMGGKGKYIVYVGSLTVPLHNAWADAAIAYQKEKYPEMEMVGDRFGVAESLDESIKTTQDQLRAHPDLTGILTFGSQGPIGAARVLDDRGKAKSVALVGGFSPGQGLKYVMNGTIRGGYIWNPMTAGQVFVQLSKMLAEGKEPTDGMELVGVGPVKVYPDKRLIQAQKLEALDKANIQRLADMGL; encoded by the coding sequence ATGAAACTGACACGCCGGACACTCCTCAACACCGTCGGCGCAGGCGCCGCGGTCGCCATGGCCGCGAGCTTCGGACTGCCGGTCGCCTTCGCGCAGGACAAGGTCCCGCAGGCGGGCATCGTGGTGAAGATCGGCGGCATTCCGTGGTTCAACGCCATGGACGTGGGCATCAAGAAAGAGGCCAAGGCCGAGAACGTCGACGCCTGGATGGTCGGGCCGACCCAGGCCGACGCCGCCCAGCAGGTGCGCGCGATGGAGGATCTGATCGCCCGCAAGGTCGACGTGATCGGCATCGTTCCGAACGACGCCGCCGCGCTGGAGCCGGTGATCGCCCGCGCCAAGGCCGCCGGCATCAAGGTGCTGGCCCACGAGGGACCGCAGCTCAAGGGCAACGACTGGGACTTCGAGCTGACCACCATCGAGGAATACGGCCGCGCCCACATGGACCTGCTGGCCAAGGAGATGGGCGGCAAGGGCAAGTACATCGTCTATGTCGGCTCGCTGACCGTGCCGCTGCACAATGCCTGGGCCGATGCGGCCATCGCCTACCAGAAGGAAAAATATCCGGAGATGGAGATGGTCGGCGACCGCTTCGGCGTCGCCGAGAGCCTGGATGAATCCATCAAGACCACCCAGGATCAGCTTCGCGCCCATCCCGACCTCACGGGCATCCTGACCTTCGGCTCCCAGGGCCCGATCGGCGCCGCCCGCGTGCTCGACGACCGCGGCAAGGCGAAGTCCGTCGCCCTCGTCGGCGGCTTCTCGCCGGGCCAGGGCCTGAAATACGTCATGAACGGCACCATCCGCGGCGGCTACATCTGGAACCCGATGACGGCCGGCCAAGTGTTCGTCCAGCTCTCCAAGATGCTGGCCGAAGGCAAGGAGCCGACCGACGGCATGGAACTCGTGGGCGTCGGCCCGGTGAAGGTCTATCCGGACAAGCGGCTGATCCAGGCCCAGAAGCTGGAAGCGCTCGACAAGGCGAACATCCAGCGGCTCGCCGATATGGGCCTCTGA
- a CDS encoding sugar ABC transporter ATP-binding protein, with product MTEPAPFLRLSGVTKRFGGVLALQGIDWDVRAGEVHCLVGENGCGKSTLIKTVAGVHPPTEGSVEIEGKPVLPLTPARARALGIQVIFQDLSLFPNLSVAENIAVESHLEGVVRPVSYAGMRALAERVLQRLDFTLDPTALVGDLSVAERQIVAICRGLAASARLIFMDEPTASLTRAEVDRLLAIVARLKRDGIAVVFVSHRLDEVVEIAERVTVMRDGRKVGTWPVGEVDQRRIANLMTGLDISHTVVARDMSAAPPLLEVKNLSRAGEYADVSFTLRRGEVLGITGLLGAGRTELALSLFGMTRPESGTIALEGRTLAFKSNRDAVDAGIAYVSEDRLSLGVILRQSISDNIILAVMNDLRGRFGLIPPARRRKLAQDWVDRLSIKIGGLDKAVGTLSGGNQQRVVLAKWLAAHPKVLILDSPTVGVDIKNKKGIYDVVADLARQGVGVIVISDEVSEIFATCDRVLHMRAGRIVEEAIPGRIDEHALEERIYA from the coding sequence ATGACTGAGCCGGCGCCCTTCCTGCGCCTCTCCGGCGTGACCAAGCGCTTCGGCGGCGTGCTCGCCCTGCAGGGCATCGACTGGGACGTCCGCGCCGGCGAGGTGCATTGCCTCGTCGGAGAGAACGGCTGCGGAAAGTCGACGCTGATCAAGACGGTCGCCGGCGTTCACCCGCCGACCGAGGGCAGCGTCGAGATCGAGGGCAAGCCGGTGCTGCCACTCACCCCGGCGCGTGCCCGCGCCCTCGGCATCCAGGTGATCTTCCAGGATCTCTCGCTGTTCCCGAACCTGAGCGTCGCCGAGAACATCGCCGTCGAGAGCCATCTCGAAGGCGTCGTCCGGCCGGTGTCCTATGCCGGGATGCGCGCCCTCGCCGAGCGCGTGCTGCAACGCCTCGACTTCACGCTCGACCCCACCGCGCTCGTCGGCGACCTGTCGGTGGCCGAACGCCAGATCGTCGCGATCTGCCGCGGACTGGCGGCGAGCGCGCGGCTGATCTTCATGGACGAGCCGACCGCCTCGCTGACGCGCGCCGAGGTCGACCGGCTACTCGCCATCGTCGCGCGGCTGAAGCGCGACGGCATTGCCGTCGTGTTCGTCTCTCACCGCCTCGACGAGGTGGTGGAGATCGCCGAGCGCGTGACGGTGATGCGCGACGGTCGCAAGGTCGGCACCTGGCCGGTCGGGGAGGTCGACCAGCGCCGCATCGCCAATCTCATGACCGGCCTCGACATCTCCCACACCGTGGTCGCCCGCGACATGTCGGCCGCCCCTCCCCTGCTGGAGGTGAAGAACCTGTCGCGCGCCGGCGAATATGCCGATGTCAGCTTCACGCTGCGCCGCGGCGAGGTGCTCGGCATCACCGGCCTGCTCGGCGCCGGCCGCACCGAACTCGCGCTCTCGCTGTTCGGCATGACGCGGCCGGAAAGCGGCACCATCGCCCTGGAAGGCCGCACGCTCGCGTTCAAGTCCAACCGCGACGCGGTGGATGCCGGCATCGCCTACGTCTCGGAGGACCGGCTGAGCCTCGGGGTCATCCTGCGCCAGTCGATTTCCGACAACATCATCCTCGCGGTCATGAACGATCTTCGCGGCCGCTTCGGCCTGATCCCGCCCGCGCGGCGGCGCAAGCTGGCGCAGGACTGGGTGGACAGGCTCTCGATCAAGATCGGCGGACTCGACAAGGCCGTCGGCACCCTCTCCGGCGGCAACCAGCAGCGCGTGGTGCTGGCGAAATGGCTCGCGGCCCACCCGAAGGTGCTGATCCTCGACAGCCCCACCGTCGGCGTCGACATCAAGAACAAGAAGGGCATCTACGACGTCGTGGCCGATCTCGCCCGCCAGGGCGTCGGCGTGATCGTGATTTCCGACGAGGTGTCCGAAATCTTCGCCACCTGCGACCGCGTGCTCCACATGCGCGCCGGCCGCATCGTCGAGGAAGCGATCCCGGGACGCATCGACGAACACGCACTGGAGGAGCGGATCTATGCGTGA
- a CDS encoding ABC transporter permease, whose translation MREHLARLQRRQEVWLLAVILLVGVVLGLAAPGFLTLANLVDLLETYSVQSIMAMGLLVVLVSGGIDISFAATASVAQYVAAIAAAKAGWPAPAAIGIGLATGIALGCINAALIHFVRITSIIATIAMMSVSFSLLMYFSGGQSIYSLPDWWTDRIVFWQTEAPNGDLTRITLPIVAMAVAALVTWVLMTRTSIGRQLYAMGGNPEAARRIGANIGRLHFVAYGFLGLMAAVGGLLQAHRVGESVPNAMYNTELSVLSAAVLGGASLMGGIGTVPGVLLGIVLLAMLQNGLNLLGVSSYFFQIVIGLTILISTSITVLSARKRRRRRVLDDGHGTGGPTPAAPGPGQIHGKSVHGEPVHG comes from the coding sequence ATGCGTGAGCATCTCGCAAGGCTCCAGCGCCGCCAGGAGGTGTGGCTGCTCGCCGTCATCCTGCTCGTGGGCGTCGTGCTCGGCCTCGCCGCGCCGGGTTTCCTGACCCTCGCCAACCTCGTCGATCTGCTCGAGACCTATTCCGTGCAGTCGATCATGGCGATGGGCCTGCTCGTGGTGCTGGTATCGGGCGGCATCGACATCTCCTTCGCCGCCACCGCCTCGGTCGCGCAGTACGTCGCCGCCATCGCGGCGGCCAAGGCCGGGTGGCCGGCGCCCGCGGCGATCGGCATCGGGCTTGCCACCGGCATCGCGCTCGGCTGCATCAACGCCGCGCTGATCCACTTCGTGCGCATCACCTCGATCATCGCCACCATCGCCATGATGAGCGTGAGCTTCTCGCTGCTGATGTATTTCTCGGGCGGCCAGTCGATCTACAGCCTGCCGGACTGGTGGACCGACCGCATCGTGTTCTGGCAGACGGAGGCGCCGAACGGCGACCTGACCCGCATCACGCTGCCCATCGTGGCGATGGCGGTGGCGGCGTTGGTGACATGGGTGCTGATGACGCGCACCAGCATCGGCCGGCAGCTCTATGCCATGGGCGGCAATCCGGAAGCGGCGCGGCGCATCGGCGCGAACATCGGCCGGCTGCATTTCGTCGCCTACGGCTTCCTCGGCCTGATGGCGGCGGTGGGCGGCCTGCTGCAGGCGCACCGCGTGGGCGAAAGCGTGCCGAACGCCATGTACAACACTGAGCTTTCGGTGCTGTCGGCAGCGGTGCTCGGCGGCGCGAGCCTGATGGGCGGCATCGGCACCGTGCCGGGCGTGCTGCTCGGAATCGTGCTGTTGGCGATGCTGCAGAACGGGCTGAACCTGCTCGGCGTCTCCTCCTACTTCTTCCAGATCGTGATCGGCCTGACGATCCTGATCTCCACCTCCATCACCGTGCTGAGCGCGCGCAAGCGCCGCCGCCGCCGCGTGCTCGACGACGGGCACGGCACCGGCGGGCCGACGCCGGCCGCCCCGGGGCCGGGCCAGATCCATGGGAAGTCCGTTCATGGGGAGCCGGTTCATGGCTGA
- a CDS encoding ABC transporter permease produces MAEFASSGLDAGLGRLMARLRGGSPGGSPGLLVLLVVIVAGFSAAVPGFASAGTLQSFMLQLPLLGLLSLAMVVPLITGGLNLAIIATTNQCALLMVWIMGTLLEPGASAHSTLGVVALALAAGFALCLVIGLATGALIAYTGVHPILVTLGTKSLIDGISIYLTRGQALSGLPAGFQAVGNATVFGVPVTFLVLVVMALLLGIILRRTPFGISCAMIGSNIEATRYSAVDTRRVLVGVYTLSSLMCFVAALVTLAMFNSASADYAQSYLLVTILAAVLGGVDPFGGFGTVSGLMLALAILQVISSGFNQLGLSPYLTAAIWGGVLIAVMTVQTVRPYLAALFRKP; encoded by the coding sequence ATGGCTGAGTTCGCCTCGTCCGGCCTCGATGCAGGCCTTGGCCGCCTGATGGCGCGGCTGCGCGGCGGATCGCCGGGCGGATCGCCCGGACTTCTCGTGCTGCTCGTCGTCATCGTCGCGGGCTTCTCCGCCGCGGTTCCGGGGTTCGCCAGCGCCGGCACGCTGCAGAGCTTCATGCTGCAGCTGCCGCTGCTCGGCCTGCTGTCGCTTGCGATGGTCGTGCCGCTGATCACCGGGGGGCTCAACCTCGCCATCATCGCGACGACGAACCAGTGCGCGCTGCTGATGGTCTGGATCATGGGCACGCTGCTGGAACCCGGCGCTTCCGCCCATTCCACCCTCGGGGTCGTCGCGCTGGCGCTCGCCGCCGGCTTCGCGCTCTGCCTCGTGATCGGCCTCGCGACCGGTGCCCTGATCGCCTACACCGGCGTGCACCCGATCCTCGTGACGCTCGGCACCAAGTCGCTGATCGACGGCATCAGCATCTATCTGACCCGCGGACAGGCGCTGTCCGGGTTGCCGGCCGGGTTCCAGGCGGTTGGCAACGCCACGGTCTTCGGCGTGCCCGTGACGTTCCTGGTGCTGGTGGTGATGGCGCTGCTGCTCGGCATCATCCTGCGGCGCACGCCGTTCGGCATCAGCTGCGCGATGATCGGCTCGAACATCGAGGCGACGCGCTATTCCGCGGTCGATACGAGGCGCGTGCTCGTCGGCGTCTACACGCTTTCGAGCCTGATGTGCTTCGTCGCCGCGCTGGTGACGCTCGCCATGTTCAACTCCGCCAGCGCCGACTACGCCCAGTCCTACCTGCTGGTGACCATTCTGGCGGCCGTGCTCGGCGGGGTCGATCCGTTCGGCGGGTTCGGCACGGTGTCGGGGCTGATGCTGGCGCTCGCCATCCTGCAGGTGATCTCGTCGGGCTTCAACCAGCTCGGCCTCAGCCCCTATCTGACGGCGGCGATCTGGGGCGGCGTGCTGATCGCGGTCATGACCGTGCAGACGGTGCGCCCCTATCTCGCCGCCCTGTTCCGCAAGCCATGA
- a CDS encoding FGGY-family carbohydrate kinase — translation MKAVAVFDVGKTNVKLIAVAPDGRPLETVSTPNPVFPGPPYSHHDLDLIETWLIDNLRTLGARHDFEAIVTCGHGSGGVLVNDDGLAMPMIDYEQPLPPEIVAEYAEIAGSFRERGSPLMLGAAHLARQMLWLERGWPEAFAGARAYLAHPQYWSWRLSGVMASEVTSLAAQSHLWCAPDARPARLVAEKEWQRLMPQFAPAWATLGPLKPEFAAAAGLKRGIRVLNGIHDSSANFYRYQAAGLDDMTVVSTGTWIVAISDRQGPDFAVEQPALCCNADVLGQPLPGILVMGGREFTAVKGEAEGPASLEVLDRILDSRTMALPFFGTDDGLFPGTARSGTIEGPLAADPAIRFTLAVLYTALLTDCCLDLVETANVVLDGNFVRDPLYGRVVATLRPDRTVLASRDAYGSVAGAALLSSHEARTTPVALDFDRPAILDDPRLPAYAAQWRQRANARRPR, via the coding sequence ATGAAGGCCGTGGCCGTCTTCGATGTCGGCAAGACCAACGTCAAGCTGATCGCCGTGGCGCCGGACGGGCGGCCGCTGGAGACCGTTTCGACCCCGAACCCGGTCTTTCCCGGCCCGCCCTACAGCCACCACGATCTCGACCTGATCGAGACCTGGCTGATCGACAACCTGCGGACCCTCGGCGCCCGCCACGATTTCGAGGCGATCGTCACCTGCGGCCACGGCTCCGGCGGCGTGCTCGTCAACGACGACGGGCTCGCCATGCCGATGATCGACTACGAGCAGCCGCTGCCGCCCGAGATCGTCGCCGAATATGCGGAGATCGCCGGCTCGTTCCGCGAGCGTGGCAGCCCGCTGATGCTGGGGGCGGCCCATCTCGCCCGGCAGATGCTGTGGCTCGAACGCGGCTGGCCGGAGGCGTTCGCCGGTGCGCGGGCCTATCTCGCCCACCCGCAATATTGGTCGTGGCGGCTTTCGGGGGTGATGGCGAGCGAGGTGACGAGCCTCGCCGCGCAGTCGCATCTCTGGTGCGCGCCCGATGCCCGCCCGGCGCGGCTGGTGGCCGAGAAGGAATGGCAGCGCCTGATGCCGCAATTCGCGCCGGCATGGGCGACGCTCGGCCCGCTGAAGCCGGAATTCGCGGCCGCCGCGGGCCTGAAGCGCGGCATCCGCGTGCTGAACGGCATCCACGATTCCTCGGCGAACTTCTACCGCTATCAGGCGGCGGGGCTCGACGACATGACCGTGGTCTCGACCGGCACCTGGATCGTCGCCATCAGCGACCGGCAGGGGCCGGACTTCGCGGTGGAGCAGCCGGCGCTCTGCTGCAATGCCGACGTCCTCGGACAGCCGCTGCCCGGCATTCTCGTGATGGGCGGGCGGGAGTTCACCGCGGTGAAGGGCGAGGCGGAAGGCCCGGCTTCGCTGGAGGTGCTCGACCGCATTCTCGACAGCCGGACGATGGCGCTGCCGTTCTTCGGCACCGACGACGGGCTTTTTCCCGGCACCGCCCGCAGCGGCACGATCGAGGGGCCGCTCGCCGCCGATCCCGCGATCCGCTTCACGCTGGCGGTGCTCTATACCGCGCTCCTGACCGATTGCTGCCTCGACCTCGTCGAGACCGCGAACGTGGTGCTCGACGGCAATTTCGTGCGCGATCCGCTCTATGGCCGCGTCGTCGCCACGCTGCGGCCGGACCGCACCGTGCTGGCGAGCCGCGACGCCTACGGCTCCGTCGCCGGCGCCGCCCTGCTTTCCTCCCATGAAGCGCGCACGACCCCGGTCGCGCTCGACTTCGACCGCCCCGCCATCCTCGACGATCCCCGCCTGCCCGCCTACGCCGCGCAATGGCGGCAACGTGCCAACGCAAGGAGACCCCGATGA
- a CDS encoding class II aldolase/adducin family protein — protein sequence MSATDTAGQSAGSYDDLATRREMVETGRRMNASGINQGTAGNISIRNPKGFLITPTSLPYDRMEPEDLVQMSFDGVYEGRRRPSSEWRFHRDILKSRPDIDVVLHCHSVYATTLACHHKTIPSFHYMVGVAGGTTIRCARYATFGTQALSDAAIEALDGRLACLLGQHGQISLGTSLSNALALGIEVETISRLYVQALTLGEPPVLSDEEMARVLQQMKNMSYGRAPDLEGVNDIARATPASAG from the coding sequence ATGAGTGCCACCGATACGGCCGGCCAGAGCGCCGGCAGCTACGACGACCTCGCGACGCGACGCGAGATGGTCGAGACCGGCCGCCGCATGAACGCGAGCGGCATCAACCAGGGAACCGCGGGCAACATCTCGATCCGCAACCCGAAGGGGTTCCTGATCACCCCGACCTCGCTGCCCTACGACCGGATGGAGCCGGAAGACCTGGTGCAGATGAGCTTCGACGGCGTCTATGAAGGCCGCCGCCGGCCCTCGTCGGAATGGCGCTTCCACCGCGACATCCTGAAGAGCCGGCCGGACATCGACGTCGTGCTGCACTGCCATTCGGTCTATGCGACGACGCTCGCCTGCCACCACAAGACCATCCCGAGCTTCCACTACATGGTGGGCGTCGCCGGGGGCACCACGATCCGCTGCGCGCGCTACGCGACCTTCGGGACGCAGGCGCTTTCGGACGCCGCCATCGAGGCGCTCGACGGCCGCCTCGCCTGCCTGCTCGGCCAGCACGGCCAGATTTCGCTCGGCACGTCGCTGTCGAACGCGCTGGCGCTCGGCATCGAGGTGGAGACGATCTCCCGGCTCTACGTGCAGGCGCTGACGCTCGGCGAGCCGCCGGTGCTGTCGGACGAGGAAATGGCGCGCGTCCTCCAGCAGATGAAGAACATGAGCTACGGCCGCGCCCCGGATCTCGAGGGCGTCAACGACATCGCCCGCGCGACCCCGGCCTCGGCAGGCTGA
- a CDS encoding glutamine amidotransferase-related protein produces MTLTLVLDDTDVPARFGAAAGALAAAEGTAFHHLPARFDTARDADAAQYVFAAGGLGPSGLVWAERALGSPVQAASSPDAIVAAAAAGPVTVPLHPAFLADGEAVAALERAAADAGVAVRRVTVVETAEGLALADAPPGAPPLLWRDRFGGLHTSARPEPGGRALAVALIGAERDHRDVYPAAVASLADAAEHLGIALDVHFVPPPGLDGAPEAIAARLRGFAGVLLPGGSDMANVPGQIRAAAATLAEGVPTVGLCLGMQTMSTAVAWRAFGAAVASLAEADPAAPIKTFVAMAGTSGGDGPLPEHRTGDQPVAPVAGSRLAAVLPRAPVIRCNHRFHLAPALVPELERAGLRVAATGCGGGIVDAVEVPAHPFFMGMQGHPELGTRRGAPHPLLVAFLTAAARHVRNPAAA; encoded by the coding sequence ATGACCCTGACGCTGGTGCTCGACGACACGGACGTTCCGGCGCGGTTCGGCGCGGCGGCCGGCGCGCTGGCGGCGGCGGAAGGCACCGCGTTCCATCATCTCCCGGCCCGGTTCGACACCGCCCGCGATGCCGATGCGGCGCAATATGTGTTCGCGGCCGGCGGTCTCGGACCCAGCGGGCTCGTCTGGGCGGAACGTGCACTCGGTTCACCAGTGCAGGCTGCTTCTTCGCCCGACGCGATCGTCGCTGCTGCGGCGGCGGGCCCGGTGACGGTGCCGCTCCACCCCGCCTTTCTCGCCGATGGCGAGGCCGTCGCGGCCCTCGAACGCGCGGCGGCGGATGCCGGCGTCGCCGTGCGCCGCGTCACTGTCGTGGAAACCGCGGAGGGCCTCGCCCTCGCCGATGCCCCGCCCGGCGCGCCGCCGCTGTTGTGGCGCGACCGCTTCGGCGGGCTTCACACCTCTGCGCGACCGGAACCGGGCGGCCGCGCGCTCGCGGTCGCGCTGATCGGCGCCGAACGCGATCACCGCGACGTCTACCCCGCCGCGGTCGCAAGCCTGGCCGATGCGGCCGAGCACCTCGGCATCGCGCTCGACGTCCATTTCGTGCCGCCGCCGGGGCTCGACGGCGCGCCGGAGGCGATCGCCGCCCGGCTGCGGGGCTTCGCCGGCGTGCTCCTTCCCGGCGGTTCGGACATGGCGAACGTGCCCGGCCAGATCCGCGCGGCCGCCGCCACGCTCGCCGAAGGCGTGCCCACCGTCGGCCTCTGTCTCGGCATGCAGACGATGTCGACGGCCGTGGCGTGGCGGGCGTTCGGCGCCGCCGTCGCGAGCCTCGCGGAGGCCGATCCCGCCGCGCCGATCAAGACCTTCGTCGCCATGGCCGGAACGAGCGGCGGCGACGGCCCGCTGCCGGAGCACCGCACCGGCGACCAGCCGGTCGCGCCCGTCGCCGGCAGCCGGCTCGCGGCCGTGCTGCCGCGCGCGCCGGTCATCCGCTGCAACCACCGCTTCCATCTCGCGCCGGCGCTGGTTCCGGAACTGGAGCGGGCGGGCCTGCGGGTCGCCGCCACCGGCTGCGGCGGCGGCATCGTCGATGCCGTCGAGGTGCCCGCCCACCCGTTCTTCATGGGCATGCAGGGCCATCCGGAACTCGGCACGCGCCGCGGCGCGCCACATCCGCTGCTGGTCGCGTTCCTTACCGCCGCCGCCCGCCACGTCCGCAACCCGGCGGCGGCCTGA
- a CDS encoding pyridoxal phosphate-dependent aminotransferase, which translates to MSTARLAPRMSGAGSSPTAEISNKVRALTAAGHAVVNLGEGELDFPTPPAICEAGIAAIREGDTKYTAVAGTAQLKAAIRAKFARENGLVYTDAEVIAGAGAKQLIFNAFLATLATGDEVIVPAPYWVSYPDMVRLAEGTPVIVPCRPEDGWKLTPAALEAAIGPRTRWVVLNSPNNPTGAVYSPAEMKALTDVLAAHPDVLVMADDIYEHVRFGVPFATPAAVAPGLADRTLTINGLSKGYSMTGWRIGYAGGPAWLVSALQVLQSQSTSNPSTISQRAAVAALEGGLPFMEGWLATLRERRGIVLETVARTDGLSCDVPEGAFYVFADCRALIGTRRPDGHLIADDLGFATYLLEAAHVGVVHGSAFGTPGYIRIAYAVDTETLRAACRRIETACAALTKKAAA; encoded by the coding sequence ATGTCGACTGCCCGGCTCGCGCCGCGCATGAGCGGTGCCGGCTCCTCGCCCACCGCCGAAATCTCCAACAAGGTGCGCGCGCTGACGGCGGCGGGCCATGCGGTCGTCAACCTCGGCGAGGGAGAGCTCGATTTCCCGACGCCGCCGGCGATCTGCGAGGCGGGCATCGCCGCAATCCGTGAGGGCGACACCAAGTACACCGCGGTGGCCGGCACGGCGCAGCTCAAGGCCGCGATCCGCGCCAAGTTCGCCCGCGAGAACGGGCTCGTCTACACCGACGCGGAAGTGATCGCCGGGGCGGGCGCGAAGCAGCTGATCTTCAACGCCTTCCTCGCCACCCTCGCGACCGGCGACGAGGTGATCGTGCCGGCGCCCTACTGGGTGTCCTATCCCGACATGGTGCGGCTCGCCGAGGGCACGCCGGTCATCGTGCCGTGCCGGCCGGAAGACGGCTGGAAGCTGACCCCGGCCGCGCTCGAAGCCGCCATCGGCCCCCGCACCCGCTGGGTGGTGCTGAACTCGCCGAACAATCCGACCGGCGCGGTCTACAGCCCCGCGGAGATGAAGGCGCTGACGGACGTGCTCGCCGCCCATCCGGACGTGCTGGTGATGGCGGACGACATCTACGAGCACGTGCGCTTCGGCGTGCCGTTCGCCACCCCCGCCGCCGTCGCGCCCGGGCTCGCCGACCGCACGCTCACCATCAACGGCCTGTCCAAGGGCTATTCGATGACGGGCTGGCGCATCGGCTATGCCGGCGGCCCGGCTTGGCTGGTGTCGGCCTTGCAGGTGCTGCAGTCGCAGAGCACGTCGAACCCGAGCACCATCAGCCAGCGCGCGGCCGTGGCGGCGCTGGAAGGCGGCCTGCCGTTCATGGAGGGCTGGCTCGCCACGCTCAGGGAGCGGCGTGGGATCGTGCTCGAGACCGTGGCGCGCACCGACGGGCTGTCGTGCGACGTGCCGGAGGGAGCGTTCTACGTGTTCGCCGATTGCCGCGCGCTGATCGGCACCCGCCGTCCGGACGGCCATCTCATCGCCGACGATCTCGGGTTCGCGACCTACCTGCTCGAAGCCGCCCATGTCGGCGTGGTCCACGGATCGGCATTCGGCACGCCGGGCTATATCCGCATCGCCTATGCCGTGGACACGGAAACCCTGCGGGCGGCCTGCCGCCGCATCGAGACCGCTTGCGCCGCGCTGACGAAAAAGGCGGCGGCCTGA
- a CDS encoding energy-coupling factor ABC transporter permease, whose product MHIEPGLVADGKIWLSYVTAAAAGGYALNLAWQGVRERGPLSVIGRSAVATALVFAFFEVLPHYPVGVSEVHLILGSTLFLILGAAPTAIGLALGLLIQGLFFAPFDLPQYGMNVTTLLVPLFALSALGRRIIAADTPYVELKYRQALALSTSYQAGIVAWVAFWAFYGQGFTAENAASIFSFGGAYMLVIIVEPLVDLGVLAAAKSLHSLKSLHRLKGNALFERRLFEPA is encoded by the coding sequence ATGCATATCGAACCCGGCCTCGTGGCCGACGGCAAAATCTGGCTGAGCTACGTGACGGCGGCCGCCGCCGGCGGCTACGCGCTCAATCTCGCCTGGCAGGGGGTGCGCGAGCGCGGCCCGCTGTCCGTGATCGGCCGCAGCGCGGTCGCGACCGCGCTCGTCTTCGCCTTCTTCGAGGTGCTGCCGCACTATCCGGTTGGCGTTTCCGAGGTGCACCTCATCCTCGGCTCGACGTTGTTCCTGATCCTCGGCGCCGCACCCACCGCCATCGGCCTCGCGCTCGGCCTCCTGATCCAGGGCCTGTTCTTCGCGCCGTTCGATCTGCCGCAATACGGCATGAACGTCACCACGCTGCTGGTGCCGCTGTTCGCGCTGTCCGCGCTCGGCCGGCGCATCATCGCTGCCGACACGCCCTATGTTGAGCTGAAATACCGTCAGGCGCTGGCGCTTTCGACGTCCTATCAGGCCGGCATCGTCGCCTGGGTGGCGTTCTGGGCCTTCTACGGCCAGGGCTTCACCGCCGAAAACGCCGCCTCGATCTTCTCGTTCGGCGGCGCCTACATGCTCGTCATCATCGTCGAGCCGCTGGTCGATCTCGGCGTGCTCGCGGCCGCCAAGTCGCTGCACAGCCTGAAGTCGCTGCATCGCCTGAAGGGCAATGCGCTGTTCGAGCGCCGGCTGTTCGAGCCGGCCTGA
- a CDS encoding winged helix-turn-helix transcriptional regulator translates to MPFDQRTIDAARRIAERVPPSEVDPRVEALVTELIGRVADKWTMLLLEVLAEHGELRFTALARLVPGISQKMLTQTLRQMERDGMVTRTVHPVVPPRVEYRLTDLGASLGAAFCGVWIWAEENLARVEAARRAFDAG, encoded by the coding sequence ATGCCTTTCGACCAGCGCACCATCGACGCTGCCCGCAGGATCGCCGAGCGCGTGCCGCCGTCCGAGGTCGACCCACGGGTCGAGGCGCTGGTGACGGAGCTGATCGGCCGCGTCGCCGACAAGTGGACCATGCTGCTTCTGGAGGTTCTGGCCGAGCACGGCGAACTGCGCTTCACCGCGCTCGCGCGCCTCGTGCCCGGCATCAGTCAGAAGATGCTCACCCAGACGCTGCGCCAGATGGAGCGCGACGGGATGGTGACGCGCACCGTGCATCCGGTCGTGCCGCCGCGGGTGGAATACCGCCTGACCGACCTCGGCGCGAGCCTCGGGGCGGCGTTCTGCGGCGTGTGGATCTGGGCGGAGGAAAATCTCGCCCGGGTGGAAGCCGCCCGCCGCGCCTTCGATGCGGGCTGA